In Juglans regia cultivar Chandler chromosome 13, Walnut 2.0, whole genome shotgun sequence, the DNA window TGTGGAATCGGTCAGATCAGCTATGGTGGAGGTGTACGAAGGAGGAACAGTGGCTCCTGAGACGGCGGCGCCGGAGGAGAGCAATGGCAGTGCCGAGCCGACGCACGCTCCGACTCCACCGGCGCCGCTGACGGTGTCGGGATCGTTCAAGGATGGTAAGAGCTCGTCGCGGAGGAGGGCGTCGGTGAGGCCCAGCCTGGACGCGGACGAGTTCTTTAACCTGCTTCACGGGTCGGATCCGGTCAAGGTCGAGCTCAATCGGCTCGAGAACGAAGTCCGAGGTGCGGAATGCGGCTCGATCCGCTGCGTTTCAAGCTGATTTGGAAGAGATGCGTGTTGATGTATTTCTTTTATTGGTGTTTTTGTTGGTATTGTGCAGACAAGGACCGGGAGTTGGGAGAGGCCCAGGCGGAGATCAAGGCTTTGAGGTTATCTGAACGACTTAGAGAAAAGGCCGTCGAAGAGgtcatttctatttttctcatattatcttggtttttttgtttttgtttttgtttttttctgctCGTTCTTATTgttagatgagattttttttttgttcattcgTGGTTGTTCTCTTTCCCATGCGCATTAAAAATTACGCCAATGTATCTTCAATTTATATGGATTCTTAATGATAAGAAACACTTATAATAGGGGTTTGAAGCCCATGGAGGATCTCGGTTTTTGTTTGATTAAATtggtgttattttattttcgaattagttttttttcttttatttggaaatgCAGATCACAGGAATTGTATAAGAAGGCATTCGTAGAAAAGAAAACTGCAAAAGAAATTTCCAAAACCTCAATTTTTAGTGCAGATAATGTGTCCGTTGTTCTTCTAATGCTCATCGTGCTTTTCTTTTCGTCCCATGTCACTTGACTTATTTTTTTCCAACAGCCTAATATCTCACTTCACTTTCCCTGAGTTTTTTGCTGGCTTTATGGTTGTGATAATTCTAGATTGCTTGTTGGTATTGATAGAGTTGAATGTTTTGTATTGAACCATTTTCGAGGCAAGTGAAAGTATTCTAGTTTTACATTTTCTAGAATATTGGACTCTCTTAATTTCGACAAACATAATATACTTGATCAGGCATTCTAGTCTTTATTACCTTTTTCTGTTGAGATGAATACTGACTTTGTTTTCCTTTGCATTTTGATCACTCTGTAGCTCACTGAAGAACTGTCAAAGGTTGAGGAGAAGCTGAAGTTAACAGAATCTCTTCTAGAAAGCAGAGTATTGCTCAAAGCCTCTTTCTATATTGCTGTGGTGATTTGATTCCTGTTTCAAGATGCTCTATTTATTCTACCAAAAACAAATGTTTTGCAGAAtcttgaaattaagaaaatcaacGACGAGAAGAAGGCTTCCATGGCAGCTCAGTTTGCTGCTGAAGCCACTCTTCGAAGGGTTCATGCTGCTCAAAAAGATGATGATATGCCTCCAATTGAAGCCATTCTTGCCCCTCTGGAGGCTGAGCTCAAGATTGCTAAACAGGAGGCATGTGCTGTCGTTACAAACTATAATGATACTTTAAAATGTCGCCAGGAAAAAAGATTGaactataaatttttcttttttctatcactataagaacaaaataaaaaagtgaatcaatTACAGGTAATATGAGCTTTGCCATTGATTAGTCACCTTGATTTCTGACAGATTGCAAAACTTCAAGATGATAACAAAGCATTAGACCGTCTTACAAAATCAAAAGAAGCAGCTTTAATTGAAGCTGAGAGGACAGTTCAGGTTGCCCTGGCAAAGGCGTCTTTGGTGGATGATCTCCAAAATAAAAACCAGGAACTAATGAAGCAGATAGAAATATGCcaggtaaataaaattttgtatgcTGTTCTTTTTACCCAAGGATCTTGGGAAGTGTAATATTAGAATGGACTTTAATCTCTACTTGGGTGTGctaggaagaaaataaaatcttggACAAAATGCATAGACAGAAGGTTGCAGAAGTTGAAAAGCTTACTCAAACTGTTCGGGAGTTGGAAGAGGCTGTTCTTGCTGGTGGTGCGGCTGCAAATGCTGTGAGGGATTATCAGAGAAAAGTTCAGGAGATGAATGTAATGTGCCTAACATAGTAGAATGCTCAATGCTGGAAGTTGCATATGTTTACCCATAATCTTCCTCTAGCAGATGCATTCCTTGAAATTCTgagggttttatttttgttcctcAGGAGGAAAGGAAAACACTTGACCGGGAGCTGGCCCGTGCAAAGGTTACTGCTAATAGAGTGGCTGTAGTGGTTGCAAATGAGTGGAAGGATGCTAATGACAAAGTGATGCCTGTGAAGCAATGGCTTGAAGAACGAAGATTCTTGCAGGTAAATGTTGACTTTTGTTTCTTTCTGATTTGATACTGAGCTCTTATGATATGCTTTCTTTGAAACACCTCTTTGTACTTTCCATCGTCTAATTATTACCAAATTATGTTGTTACAGGGAGAAATGCAGCAACTACGGGACAAGCTTGCTGTAACTGAGAGAACGGCAAAGTCTGAAGCACAGTTGAAAGTAATAATCTGGTTTTTATAGTTATTGCTGTTTATTTGTGccattgttttctttgttggtgaatattgagtttttttctttatttatttaggaaaaatatcatttacGACTAAAAGTGCTAGAGGAGAGTTTGAGAGGATCATCTAGTAGTAATCCTCGGAGTACACCAGAGGGACGAAGCATAAGCAATGGGTCTTCTCGTCGACAGTCCCTGGGTGGAGCTGATAACATCTCAAGATTAACCTCCAATGGCTATTTATCAAAGAGAACACCAGCCTCTCAGTTTAGATCCTCTTCTTTGTCCTCTAGCAGCAATGCAGTATTGAAGCATGCTAAAGGCACTTCAAAATCATTTGATGGTGGCTCAAGGTCTTTGGAAAGGAgtaagattattttaaatgggaCAAGCCCCAGCCATTCATTCAACCAATCTTGTGAGGGAACAAAGGATGGTGAGGCAAATAGTAACTGGAAAGAAAGTTTGGATGAGAAGCCAAATGAGTTCCAGATGGTGGATACAGAGGATGGTGTCCCAGGGGTTTTGTATGATTTACTGCAAAAAGAGGTCATAATTTTGAGGAAAGCTGGCCATGAGAAAGATCAAAGCCTGAAAGACAAGGATGATGCTATTGAGGTTAATTTCTTATATCGACTGTTATAGGgttgtataattataattgcCTTTGGTAGctgatcaaaaaataataaatgccTCTGGTTAATATTAAGTTTTGGTTGGTGCTTTTCAGATGTTAGCTAAGAAGGTAGAGACACTGACCAAGGCAATGGAAGTCGAAGcaaagaagatgagaagagaaGTAGCTGCCATGGAAAAGGAGGTAGCTGCCATGCGAGTAGAAAAAGAACATGAGAATCGGGCAAAGAGGTTTGGTAATGCAAAGGGCCCTGTCACCAGTGCTCAGCTGCTTTCTGCAAGGTACTTTATATCTTTTTCACCTCAATCCTCCTGCTAAATTATTTGTATCAATTACACATTGCAATGCTGTGACATGCATCTGTTGTTTGTTGATTGTTAGATGAGCAGCCAATATATTGCTTGCTCCCACATCAGTTATGCATGTTGATCTTGAGGTTTTTGTGGTGCACCAAATCTTCAAATTTCATCCTTTGTTTCTATTCTCaagttgaatttattttaatcaattcTGGGCATATACGTTTTACCTATTATGAGTAAGATTTGCCTTAATATCAAAaccctttcaaattttaatgtcCTGTTGGTATGCCTTCCCAAGTGTTGCTCATTGTATTCAATTTAAGTTTACTCCTATGAAAACATTCATAAGCTTTAGTCCGCATAAATTCACAGTAAGGTGTGGACTCTCATTTGCacttttaaatacatttttcattTGTAATTGAGTATTATTTCCATTAAATGAAACTTAACACAAACTTACCATGTTAATTAGactaaaaacaatataaaaagaCAGAAGCTTGAGCAACCTCAGTTGACAGTTGCATTTGATGTAGAAACTAAGATAATTCAACTCTTTCTAATGgggccttaattttttttttttttataagttaaaactttattaaGCACAATGTAATAGGCACTAGTACATAGTTCATAATGGGGCCTTAATTTTAAAGTGCACATTTTTGTTCCCTTGAGTTTAGCCTATGTTTGATTTTGGTtcctgaaatttgaaaagttcaTGTTGTCCTCAAGtaatttaaaagatagaatgcctttttttttttttgtccgtcggccataattcaaatacacacTTGGCTGACAAGGCTGATGTGATATGGTTATAATATAATGTGGCATGTACAGTTCACTTACAATCTCTCCCTCTTAAATTTCCGACATCCTCGTTACACTCCTCCGTCGTAGGTTGCACGGCTCAAAatccacatttctggttgggataggctctgataccatttgtaatgcctcAATGGAAGGCCAAACCACATAGTCAAAAAGATttgtcaatgatacaattgaagtctcattggaaccttataaagagtaagagcTTCTCCTTCCacaatgtgggatcctataCACTACCTAccattattcttatcatatggggtaccTACCTACCCTTAACCCATACACCTTATTCCTTGTAGTTATACATTCCTCACATGCACAACAGACACATATGTCATGGATAAACATGTCCAGATAGGTACACACTCCACAGGTATGCACAAGATCCCCTATAATTAGCATTCTATGAATTGAAAACGTTGTGTAGTCAACAATTTTTAAGGAATTATCGTGGCTTGATAGTTTAATACACTcacatatcatatttaatatCCGACATCAAATGTCATAATggttgtatttatatatataagaatccAGTGGTTTTAAAGACTGAGTCACAGctacatgttaaaaaaaaaaaaaaaactagaggcTCAATTCTTAAAGAGAATTAGGTTAAGAAGTTCATTTTAGTGATAATATGGTAATACAtttacttaaaaattttaagtaaAACAATACTATGACTAGTTAAATGTACGGCATATATACACAAGCTTGACAATGATTTATAAGGAAGAGCATATGTTGAGGGTACAAAAGTGATTAATGACTCGTAGCATAATATGCATAGCATTTTCTGGCACTAAATTATCGATCGACTGTGAGAATAAATTTAACTTACAGTAAATCCTTTCCTGTATGAATTGACACAGACCTTTTACATCCTTTATCCAAGGGCAGTGCAAAAGTTTTCAGTCTATGGCTTCGTGGGGTTGGCATTGCTTTATTCCAACTTTATGAAATTCTACCTGTTTTGAGTACATAGTTCAGATCTGTTTGGTGGCATTGGCTTATTTGTTAAAGACgcttgtataaaaaattattaatgtataaaaataatctaaagCTCTTTTATTTCCCCCAGTAATAAGAGGACAATGACCCTAAAATAATGGGTCACTGATTGTTATCTTTGTTGAACT includes these proteins:
- the LOC109003989 gene encoding microtubule-associated protein 70-1-like — protein: MVEVYEGGTVAPETAAPEESNGSAEPTHAPTPPAPLTVSGSFKDGKSSSRRRASVRPSLDADEFFNLLHGSDPVKVELNRLENEVRDKDRELGEAQAEIKALRLSERLREKAVEELTEELSKVEEKLKLTESLLESRNLEIKKINDEKKASMAAQFAAEATLRRVHAAQKDDDMPPIEAILAPLEAELKIAKQEIAKLQDDNKALDRLTKSKEAALIEAERTVQVALAKASLVDDLQNKNQELMKQIEICQEENKILDKMHRQKVAEVEKLTQTVRELEEAVLAGGAAANAVRDYQRKVQEMNEERKTLDRELARAKVTANRVAVVVANEWKDANDKVMPVKQWLEERRFLQGEMQQLRDKLAVTERTAKSEAQLKEKYHLRLKVLEESLRGSSSSNPRSTPEGRSISNGSSRRQSLGGADNISRLTSNGYLSKRTPASQFRSSSLSSSSNAVLKHAKGTSKSFDGGSRSLERSKIILNGTSPSHSFNQSCEGTKDGEANSNWKESLDEKPNEFQMVDTEDGVPGVLYDLLQKEVIILRKAGHEKDQSLKDKDDAIEMLAKKVETLTKAMEVEAKKMRREVAAMEKEVAAMRVEKEHENRAKRFGNAKGPVTSAQLLSARNVTRGGLTRSTQ